The genomic DNA GGTGGCTTGACATGTGTCAGACTGCACAAACCATCCAGCCAGTGATTGCAATTCATTCTTCCACCACTGGAGGCTCTACACCCTTTCATCTACTAGAAAACCCGGCCTTCAGCTTAACTATTCatagcgggggtgggggtggcgcacCTTAAGAGGGTTGCTATGCCCTCACAGGCCACCAGGGGGCAGCTGCTGGGTGGAGCTGAGACAGAGGGCACTTCTGTCACCTGTCCAGTCAGGCCCGTTCACCCAGATCCTTAGAACAGGACAAGGGGGAAAAGCTACTGGGCGTGTGGCCAAGCAGTAGTCCGCCTAGCCGGCCCCTGCTCAGTAAGGCTTGAATGTTCCTCCCGGCCGGCCGGACACACCCGCGCGTGCTCCCACTACTCGGATACCACCTCCACTTtgatcttcttctttttcttcttcttcttcttcaagctATCACTGTCCTGGGAAGAGAAAGCCCCATCAGCAAGGGAATCAAAACCAGGCTGCACCCCTGTAAGGGGAGGCCAGTGCAGCCTTCACAGGCGTGCTCACTAGTCAGCCTGGAAGGCGGGACACACACCACGTCTGCATGCTCGTCAGCACTCTCTGGAGCCACCTTggccttcctgtctttcttcttcttctctttcttgacCAGTGGCGTGGGCACCGGCGAGGAGGCATCGTCACTGTCACTGTCTCGCTTCCGCTGAGATGGGCACAAGCGGTGAAACGTTAGCAGGTCTCCACCCTGTGGCGAAGCTCCCTACGGATCCTCTCCGAGGTGGCCAACGCACTCACCTTGGCAGACTTCACCTCCTCAGTGGCCCCCTGCGGGGCCTGGGCTGCTCCAGctgtctgctctttcttcacagaGGTGCTGTAAGAGGGAGCAGAGTAAGATGCAGGGTCTGGGGCCTCACCCCCCACCTATCTGGCAAGTCTAGAGGCGGCGCCGGGCGGAAATGGAGCTCACCACCGGCTGTGGCAGATGGACTCCCTCCGAGTCCCCAAAGCAAACTAGAAGCACCCCAAGACCAGTGCTCTCACCTGTAGTCCACGTACTCATGCGTCCAGGCGGCGGGCGTGCTGTCTGTGGGTTTGCCGTGCTTGTCCAGAAGGCCCTGCTGgatcatcatcttcttctgacTTGCCTGGGGGAACGGAAAGCAGGGGTTCAAGTGCTGCAAGCACCCGAGCCCTTCTGGGTTCAGCAGGCCCCGCAGTCCGACTCACCTTGGGGCCTAAACCCCACTTCCGGGGGTAAGTGTCTCTTTCCATGATCACTCGCTTGATCTTGGCCACAATGCCGTGGTCGCATGTGGAGATGACCGCTGTGGTCATTAAGGCAACAGCTGCAGGGGAGGGAGAATGCCTCAAATGAGGGCAGGGGCCACAATCTTCTATGACCCAGAGATTCTCACGACTCTGGGAGAGtccggcggcagcgcagcaggttacacccccggctccccacctgcaagggagtcgcttcacaggcggtgaagcaggtctgtaggtgtctgtctgtctccccctctgtcttcccctcctctcagcatttctctctgtcctgtccaacaataataactataaccacgatggaaacaagggcaacaaaaaggaaaatcaacaaataaatacttttaaaaagaatctcaCAACTCTAAGCTCTACTGCCTTGAGGTCTCTTGGTGAGGAAGTTCTTGGAGAGAAAGCCCTTGAAATCAGTACAAACCAACCTAGCTAGAAAACCCCACCCTTAGCTGAGCCCCACCAGGGAATGAGGCCAGGCCTCATTCTGAGCAAGCTAGCAGATGGGGTCCAGGTCCTCGATGACcctcctcagacacacacaccccacagggagtgctggggcttgaacctgctcaCCCGCCTGGCGATGCAGGCATGCCACCGCAGGGGGTGCTGTCTTGCTTGAGCCAGAGCCTCTCCAGCTGGGTTccacccccctcaccccaccccccgatGCCCCCTTACCCATGCAGACCGCTTCTCCTTTGGTGGTGATGACCACGATCTCCTGGTTGACTTCAATGCCATCCTCATAGCGGAGGACACCCGGAAGCATGATCTTGGCCCCATAGCAGATGGCATTCACCTGTTGGGGCGGCGCCCCAAGTCAGAGCCTGGCCCCTGCTCACCATCCCACCCTTGCACCAGAGGAGGGGACAAAGGGAACAGTCTACCAGAGTCCCCAGCCTCTGCAACTGCACTGGTGGCCACTGGCTGTACTTCACGCGTTCACTCAGAACAGCATGCCGTGGCAGGTCACAGTGACTGAGCAGAGCTAGAGGGTTCAAAGCAGCGACAGCTAACATTATCCAGGACTCGAAAAGAGCTACTCGTCTGGCTGCCTAAGTTCTCTCAGAAGCAAACCATCTAACTGGTCACATGTGAGCAAAGGCTACGGACTGCCAGTGACCTCTTCCCTCACAGTCAGACCGATTCCCTGTTTTACTGCTGCCAGGGCCATCACCGGGGCTCACCGCCTACACCGAGAACCCACTACTTGCAGTGGTCAgttttctcccctctcatttgacaatgggacagagaaatggagagcggacacagagggagacacctgcagcccaccaccacttgtgaagcttcctccctgcaggcggggagcagagtctcaaacctgggtccctgcgcatggCGATGTTCGTGAGGCCCCCCAGGCGATTTCCTTTCATGACtgtagaccactgctcagctctggcacgaGGTGCCAAGGGAGCaagtctcaagcatgcaagtcctgcactctgcccacAGAACCACTCCTTCGCCCCCCTAGCAAGCTATTCGCGCTCTAGGAGAACTCAAGAGTGTACAGCTGAAGAGGTTGGGTTTTgcccaaacaaaaaaataaataacccgtcaaatcagaagcaggaaaagAAAAGCCAACAGGAAACAACCGATGCGGGACACATCTCCCACCTAGCGCCCCCATCAGGTTTGCTCAACACACAGCACACGCCCCAGCTCGAACTCACCGCACTGTCCTTCATAACCAGCCGCTTGTGCGACGTCAACAGCTTCTCCAGAGGGAAGATGACCCGCCGCAGGTAACTCTCGTCCTTGTGGTTGTCATAGAGCCACTGGGCATCGAGCACGTCGTGCATGGTCACCATGTGGTCCTGAAAAGCAGTGCATGGGGCTTACAAGGAAGCCCCCGGGCCCCCAGCAGCCCAGACGGAGCTTCCTTCCACGCGCAGCGTGAACTCAGTGCTGCCAGCTGGCGCAAGCTCGAGCTTCCCTTCTCCGAACCGCCTCTGTGACCAAAACTAGAGTCTAAGAGGCACTGCTGTGGGCCAAGAAGTACCTGGCAGTGTTTTCTACTACCCAGTCATCCTCCCTAACCTGTACTTCAATGTCCCAAAGCTTAATTACAGGACAGGGAACAGGGAACTAGGAAGCCACCCTGAACGGCCTCAGCACTTCGGGAATTGTCTTCCCCAGAAACGGAGAGGCCAAGGGCTCTACGCAGGGAACAGCAGCCCCGAGTCTCACCACATCATACCTTCTCACTCATGACTCCGGAACGAACCCTGCGCAGCTCCTGCATCTGACCACCAACGCCCAGCAGCAAGCCGAGGTGCACACACAGTGTCCGGATGTAGGTGCCTGCCTCGCAGCTCACCCAGAAGATTCCTAAGACACACAGACGAGCAGGAACACACGGTGGCCGAGGAGCAGGCTACAGGGGAGACTAGCCCACGCCAAGCCACACTACAGCGCCAGGTGTTCACACCAGGCGAGCCTAAGCCCCAGGGCTCAGACCCATGCAGCCCCTCTGAGGTCTGAGGACCCACCTAATCTCCTCTCAGGATCGTACTCGACCATTTTGCTCTCGTAGATGGTCCGCACTCGTAGCTGCCTCTTCACGGCAGCAATCAGCGGAGGGCGTTGGAATAAGGCACCCGTCAGAGTTTCCAGGGCCTGCAATCAAAACCCCAAACTCACTCTGACAACTCTCAAATGTGACCCCATATTTGGGGAGCTTAAGAACACAACGCAAACACAACCACCTCAGGAGGGGATATACCTATGGGCGAGTCAGTGGCGCGCCCAGTTGAgtccacaaagacccaagttcaagtccctgtcccccctcccacagcaggggaaagcttcgcacgtgtgaagcagggctgcaggtatctctttaccCCTAACCTCTCCCTGAATAAAAATCCGATTCAAAAAACCAAGAGGAAGCACCTCCAATATCCGTCACCTGCGTGCAGGCTGGCTAGGGCAGTCCGCAGATCTCCACATGGACACAAGTCCCGAGACCCCAAGACCTCGAGACAGCAGACTTACCCTAGAAAGCTGAGTCCCCCCTTCAATAGCATTGTGCAGCCGGACAATCCCCACATACTCTTTGCCTGGAAAATGACCAAAGAGTAGTCAGGTGTGGCCACTGAGTTTTCTGTGCTTTTTCATCACACGGATTCACGTAGCAGGTGATGGGACCTCACTCTCCAGTGACGTGACAAGTGCAAATCTCAATCGTGTGACAGGGCAGTCGGAATACCCAGTCGGAGAAAACCCTGCCGGGTGGAGAACACTCTCGGCAGAAAGCATGAAGCGGGGCTCAGGCAGAGTTCTGCAACCCGTGTGCCAAGGCCCTGGCAAACCAAGGCTGCACTGAGACGCCACCTCCTGTCTGGCAGCAACACAAGAGGTCAGTGTCcgagaggcgtggggagagagcAACTCGGCTACACCGTCCACAGTGGCTTCATTCCTAATAACAAAATCCTGGAGACAACCAAAATGCCCGCTGACAGGTGACTGGATACAAAAGGtatgggaggggccaggtgatgacacacctggttgagcacaggttacaatgcctaaggaaacaggttcaagcccctggtgcccacctgcaaaggggaaagcttcacaagtggtgaaggagtgctgcggtgtctgcctctccctccctctcaatttctgactattcaattaataaatataataaaactagttttaaaaaagttatgggacatgtaCTCAACAGAGTATCAGGCTACAGTAAAAAGGGACGAGATTGTGTCTTCTGGGATAAAGTGGGTGGAATTAAAGCAAGTCCTGAGGTGAAGGACAGCGACAGGCTGGTTCCGCTCGTGTGGAACACGGAGAACCGAATAGATGAGTGTGGGGAAAAGGTCAACAAGTATGGGgatgggaatggggacatagacccGTGGTGACGGTGACGGGCGTGCTGacgagaaataaataaaacttcaaagCCCAAAGCTAGAAGGCAAAGGCAATGCAGAATGCCCAAGAGCCTCCTCCCCACACACCTGCACTTTGCTGGGACTTCACCAAGCGGGTGGCCCGCTCTATGCACACGATCAAACAGCCGGTCACTTTGGGATCCAGAGTCCCACTGTGTCCAGTCTTCTCCACTCGCAAGATGCGGCGAATCCAGGCTACGACTTCATGGGAAGAGGGGTTGGAGGGCTTGTCCAGGTTAATGAAACCTGTCCTAGAAAGGGGAAAAGGCGCTGTGTGCCACCGGCTCTTGTTCTTTAGACAAGAAACCTCAAAGCTGGAGAGAAGGAAGCGGCAGGCGCCGAGGCAACACCACCCCAAGGTGCTCTGCCCTGCACAAGCCGCGAAGCTGTGTCCGCCCAGGACACTTACCTGACATAGTCTCCGATCTCCCGCTTCAGAGGATTCGAACCACAAGGAAGAGGTGTATAGTGTGCTGTCCTGACATTAAGTCTATCAAAATTCTGGAAAACAATCATGTGACAAAATAAAGTCACGACAAATACTAAGTgagggggagccgggcggtagcgcagcgggttaagtgcacgtggcgcgaagcgcaaggacggcgtaaggatgtaaggatctgggttcgagcccccggctccccacctgcaggggagttgcttcacaggtggtgaagcaggtctgcaggtgtctgtctttctctcccgtttcccttcctctccatttctctctgtcctatccaacaacgacatcaataacaactacaacaaaaataaaaacaaaaacaagggcaaccaaaggggaatgagaaaaaaatactAAGTGAGAACCACCGGCCTCACCCAGGCCAGGCCACTGCGCGCTAGGCAACAGTGACGGAGAGCATCTCAGAGACTTTCCCGGGCCGGAATCAACTGTGCTTCAGTGGGCAGGCTCACGAATACAGACACAGCACTGACTCTTTCCGGGGTGACCAGCAACAGTTCTCCCCTGCTTCCCAAGCCCCTCCTGCTGGTCAACAAGCACTGAGCCTCCCCGCAGGGGAGCACAACTTTCCTATCCCTATCGCCAGGTTTCCTTCCTTGTGGTGCATGCCACAAACAGCAATTAGCTTTCAGCTGCCTCTCCCTCCTAGACCTGAAGTTTCCACACTGCAAGCTTTGGTTCCTAGAGCCTACAGCAGGACAGCACGTGTCAGCGACCAGGTCAAGCAGAGGGCCAAGGGACCTGACCAAGGCAAGTCTTAGGACGTCAGAAAAATGAACAGTTTGGaggtgggcggtggtgcacccagtgaagtgcacGCAGGGCCGAGCGCAAGGatccgagcccctgctccccacccgcaggggggatgtttcacaaacggcaaggcaggtctgcaggtgtctcccctcacCCCTCAATTTCGCTGTCTTGGCCAACAGAATGGGGGGGTGAATGCGTTGTCAAGGGGCACCCCCGCAACAACTATGCTTTCTCTCATGGACCTTTTATttcttccaacttttttttttttaagccagagcactgctcagctctagtttatggtggtgctgaggactgaacccgggactttagagcctcaggcaggacagtctctttgcagagccacaatgctatctaccccgcccccgccccagagcactgctcacctctggctgatgGGGAGTCTCTtagcagaaccatgatgctatctctccccccaccaccacacacacaaaacttcTTTGTACCCCCAAACATTCTCCCTCTCTTCGTCAGGCCCCATGAAATCACATGCGCAGAGTAGACAGCAGCATggctctgccaaaaaaaaaaaaaaaaaaacactttcctgcctgaggccctgaggtcccaggttcaatgcccaataccaccattaaccagagcttagcaggctctgctctttcactgtctttctcattaaaattagaaaaaaaaaatcacacgtGCAGACTTCAAGCCATTACGttagcccccacccccaaacagtaCTTCCTAAGGGCACACCTCAGTCTGGTAGAGCCTGCCTTAAGAGCCAGAGGTGAGCTCTGTAAGGGAACTCTGCCACCGCCAAGCATGGCCCTGGTGGCAGCACTGTCCGGAGTGGCCCTGTGCTACCCCTGCCCGACACGCTGAGAAAACCGCTGGAGAACACAGGCTGCTGTTTCCTGGCACAAgaccaccgtgtgtgtgtgtggaggggggggcgCACAACAGATCTGCCAGACTTTCTCGCTGCAGCTCAGAGCCGCGCTCACCACTAGCCTGAGCTGTGCAGTAGACCCGCACAAAGAAAACGCACCTACCTTTAGCAAAAGGGGCCACTGAGATGTGTCCAACTGAGTCACTCTGGATTCAGGCTTGATGAGAAATTCTTCAGCATGTTGTATTTCCTTGGACAGGATGGAAACATACATACCCGTCAGACTTCCCAAGTGACCTCAGACAGATGTACTAGCACAGACTTTCAAAAAGCAGCAGGGACGGGCAGCGGTGCACCCagtaagtacacatatcaccccacgtgcagggacctgggttccagccggcgctccccacctgtaggggggacgcttctcaggcggcaaagcaggtctgcaggtctttcccaatctccccttaccctctcaatttctgtcctatcgaaaagaaaaaaaagtagcatgGGCCAGGGCATGGCACACATGTTTAAGTGCACACGCTAACATGCGTGGACTCGGGTTcgaacccccatccccaccaagTCTCTCTCCCCTAGCAAATTCTGCATCCTCGCAAAGTAAACCAAATGTAACTATCGAACCACTGTGGCCAAAAGGCAAAGAGAGATGAGCTGGGTGTTGGAAGAGTGAGAAGGtggagggggcaggcaggggcAGGGACGGCTGGGGCCGTGTAGCTCGCCCCCCTCGCTCCCTGGCCGCCCGAGCCTGCTTTGCAGCGAGCCCCGGCGATCGCCTACTCACCGCCACGTCTTCCTCGGCCAGCGACTTGCGCTCCTTTTTCTTCTTGTGCTTCTTTGGCAAAATCAGCACTGAAAAACGAGCCGGAGAGTTGTGAGTTTTCCCCAGAAACACGGGCGCCAACGTCGAGGGCGCAGCGAGCCGGGGCGGGCGGGCCGCAGCCAAGTTCCGCGGTGGCCGCACCACGTGGCCGAGGCCGGGCCGCGACTGGGACTCGCCCGCGGCCCCCTCGGCCGGCTGCTGCCTCTGCGCCTCGCTCCCGCGGACGCGCGGCCCCGAAAGGCGCCCGGGCTGGTGGCGTGGCCCGACCCGCCCAAGGGGACCGCGCGGCGCCACTCACCGAGGGCGCTCCGGCCCCAGGCAGAGCCGGCCGGCCGCACGTGCCAGCCAGCCACACGCCGGGGCTCCGGCGCCGCAgacccctgccctcccccaccggGCAGCGCCGGTCTGGCCCTCAGCTCCGATCAGGCGTCCGGAGCAGCCGGCCGGCAGGCAGCGCACGAACAGTTCGCACAGCCCTGCTCACCTTCCGCGTCCGCCATGTTGGCCCGCGCAGCGTGTACTCCGCGTGAGGCCCCGAGCGCCAAAGGACTCCCTCCGCCGGCAGGTGGCGCGCTGGGACCGGCCCCCATGACGTCCCGTGCGTAGCGTGCGGAGGGGCGGGGCGGCGGCTCGCGCGAGTCGGCAGTGCGATCCTATTGGCTGGAGCCCGGATCTGCGCCTGCGCTTTGGTTGCGCCGTGGCCCAGCGGCCGGGCTGGGAGCGCATGTGCGGCGCGTCCGGAGGCCTTGGCCTCGCGGATGGGCGGGCCGCGGCGGCGTCAGAGGGGAGGCGCCTTCGCTGGGAGCGCGGGGGCGGGTGGGCGCGGCGCATTAACCCCGGggacttgggggccaggcgggaGCCCCGGGGCGATGCAGAGGCGGGCCGCGCCGACGACTCGGTCCCTTTCACCGAGACCTTTGGAGGGCGACGGTGGCCTCTCAGTCTGGGAGTatcccggttccagaccccggGGGCCGGCCTGGGAGTGGCGCCGCCGGCCCAATCCCGGGCCTCCTGGCCTTCCCGCGCCTCCGGCTCC from Erinaceus europaeus chromosome X, mEriEur2.1, whole genome shotgun sequence includes the following:
- the DKC1 gene encoding H/ACA ribonucleoprotein complex subunit DKC1 is translated as MGAGPSAPPAGGGSPLALGASRGVHAARANMADAEVLILPKKHKKKKERKSLAEEDVAEIQHAEEFLIKPESRVTQLDTSQWPLLLKNFDRLNVRTAHYTPLPCGSNPLKREIGDYVRTGFINLDKPSNPSSHEVVAWIRRILRVEKTGHSGTLDPKVTGCLIVCIERATRLVKSQQSAGKEYVGIVRLHNAIEGGTQLSRALETLTGALFQRPPLIAAVKRQLRVRTIYESKMVEYDPERRLGIFWVSCEAGTYIRTLCVHLGLLLGVGGQMQELRRVRSGVMSEKDHMVTMHDVLDAQWLYDNHKDESYLRRVIFPLEKLLTSHKRLVMKDSAVNAICYGAKIMLPGVLRYEDGIEVNQEIVVITTKGEAVCMAVALMTTAVISTCDHGIVAKIKRVIMERDTYPRKWGLGPKASQKKMMIQQGLLDKHGKPTDSTPAAWTHEYVDYSTSVKKEQTAGAAQAPQGATEEVKSAKRKRDSDSDDASSPVPTPLVKKEKKKKDRKAKVAPESADEHADVDSDSLKKKKKKKKKIKVEVVSE